The following DNA comes from Rhodoligotrophos appendicifer.
CCCCACCTTCTCGGCTGCCTATGAACGCTATCTGGGCAATCGAACGGACAAGGTCACTTCCGCCTTCATCGGCGGGCCGCAAGTCCCCTTCGTGGTGCTGCCGGTGGATGTCGGGCCCAATGCCCTCAACATGGCCGCCAGCGTCGAGTTTGCCCATATCGACGGCATCGGCTCCCTGCAAATCGGATATGGCTTCGGCCTCGCAAAATACGAAACCAGCCACGCCTTCGCCGTCGCCGGAAAAATATACTGGTAGTTCAAATCCTGCGCCGCTGCACTGGGGTGACTGACATGCTGCTTCTGGTTATGAGAGCACGAATGTTCACAGGAGAGCGACATGAACCTCGGCATCAGCGGGAGACGCGCGATCATCTGCGCCTCCAGTCGCGGACTGGGACGCGGGTGCGCCACGGCCCTTGCCCGCGCCGGCGTCGATGTGGTCATCAATGGACGGGATGAAGCGACGCTCGCTCGCACCGCTACGGAGATCCGAGAGCAAACGGGGGTCTCCGTCATCCCAGTGGTCGCGGACATTAGCACCCAGGAGGGCCAGGTGGCTCTTCTTGATGCCTGCCCCGAGCCCGACATCCTCGTGACTAATAACGGTGGACCGCCACTGCGTGATTTTCGTGATCTGCATAGGGATGAGATCATTCAGGGCGTCATCCAGAATATGGTGACGCCGATCGAAATCATCCAGAAGGTCGTCGATCCCATGATGCGAAGGGAATTTGGACGCATCGTCAACATCACCTCGTCATCCGTGAAGGCACCGATAACGGGGCTTGATCTGTCCAGCGGAGCCCGAGCAGGACTAACAGCCTTTCTGGCAGGTGTCGCACGCTCCGTCGCCCATCGAAATGTGACCATCAATGCCATACAGCCAGGCGCCTTTGATACAGATCGCCTCGCAGTGACGTTCAAGCGCTTCGCCGTGGCCGATCGCAGCGAAGAAGAATTGCGTGCCGAGCGCGCAAAAGCGATTCCGGCAGGACGTTTCGGCACGACCGATGAATTTGGCGAGCTGTGTGCCTTTCTCTGCAGTATCCATGCAGGCTACATCACCGGCCAAAGTCTCCTCATCGACGGCGGTGCCGTTAATGCAGCCTTTTAAGAGCTTTATTGACCTGCCTGACAGAAGGCATCAGGCACCGAAAGTGAAGGCCTTCCTTTCTGGTTGCTCGGACAAGCCCAGAGCTCGTTTTGTCACAGCTTGGGCTTCTTCATTGCCACAAAGCCTTACGGAATTGACGGCGCGGGCCTGCTCAAGGCCAATCTTTCCCAGCCAAAGCTTCGTGAAAGCAGATAATTCCGCATGGATGACGATATCGATGACGTGACCGGGATTCTTCTGACAGACGTCGCTCTCCGATCGGTGCAACACCAACCACCAATAGCGCTGCGAGAGGTGATGCCGGGGGACACCAACGAACTCAAACTGAATGACAAACTTTCGATCCGGCAAAAGATCCGCTGATATCTGACGCCGCATGCTCCACATCAGGAAACCAGGATCCAAGTCATCAGGACCGATTTCCGTTGGGTTCCATTGCTGCCCCCATGCCCCCATCAACTCGATTATCGGCCGAAATTTCTGGCCGGCCTCCGTCAGACGATAAATATTTCCGGAGCCGCAAGGCCTTGGCGTGCTCTCAATGACACTGGAACGCTCCAGTTCACAAAGTCGCCGGGACAACAAGGTCCGCGATATCAGTGGCAAACCGCTACGCA
Coding sequences within:
- a CDS encoding SDR family oxidoreductase encodes the protein MNLGISGRRAIICASSRGLGRGCATALARAGVDVVINGRDEATLARTATEIREQTGVSVIPVVADISTQEGQVALLDACPEPDILVTNNGGPPLRDFRDLHRDEIIQGVIQNMVTPIEIIQKVVDPMMRREFGRIVNITSSSVKAPITGLDLSSGARAGLTAFLAGVARSVAHRNVTINAIQPGAFDTDRLAVTFKRFAVADRSEEELRAERAKAIPAGRFGTTDEFGELCAFLCSIHAGYITGQSLLIDGGAVNAAF
- a CDS encoding winged helix-turn-helix transcriptional regulator — translated: MDFKHVVQKLYYTTLWGTEITLHMKTYGQFCPVAKTAEIFAERWTPLILRELCFGPRRFNQLRSGLPLISRTLLSRRLCELERSSVIESTPRPCGSGNIYRLTEAGQKFRPIIELMGAWGQQWNPTEIGPDDLDPGFLMWSMRRQISADLLPDRKFVIQFEFVGVPRHHLSQRYWWLVLHRSESDVCQKNPGHVIDIVIHAELSAFTKLWLGKIGLEQARAVNSVRLCGNEEAQAVTKRALGLSEQPERKAFTFGA